The sequence below is a genomic window from Nostoc flagelliforme CCNUN1.
CTGACTAAAGAGCTGGAAACGCCTACACCTAGCATAGTGGGAAGGGTTCCCAAGCCAAAAGCCAGCATAGTTGCCCCACCCATCCATAAATTGCCAGTTTCAGCAGCTTTAATTTGGGCAGCATACAAGAAACCACAGGGCATTAAACCCCAAGTCATTCCCAAAAGCATTGGTGTCCACCATTTGGTTTTTAAGGAAAGCTTAACCATTCCTCTGCTGAGGCGATCGTGTAAACTACCTTGTAACAAGGGGTGTAACACGGGAATGCGCGGCAGTAAATCAGGTTTTACTTGTCCTAAGCCAAACCAAATCAGCATTACACCAGTTAGAATTGCCATCCAGCGCCGGAAGTCGCTGCCAATACCCGCTAGCTGTCCACCTTGCAGCAATACCGAACCTAGCGCCCCAATGCCAGCACCGACTAGAGCATAGCTCAACATCCGCCCCAGATTTAGCAGGATATGAAATTTTAATTGCTGTTGCCAAGTGTCGGGCTTTTCTAAGGTTGATGTGCGTCCCAAAGAGGCTGTTGGTTGTGTTTTCGGCTGATGAGACAGGGAAAATGCCACTGTTAAAGGGCCACACATCCCAAAGCAATGTCCAAAACTCCCCAGGAACCCCAGTATTGTGATCAGCAACAAATCTACCATAAAAAAAGCCCTGAGTCATGAGTGCTGAGTGTCAGAATAAAGATTTTGAAGAAGTAATAATAAATTCTTTTCTTCTTTGCTCAGTACTCAGCACTCCTCTAGTGGGGCACTGTAAGTGAAGTTGTGATCGCTGTCAAAAGACAAAGCGTCAAACTTGATATTTACTCTAGGAAAAGAAAAATAAGAAATTTATGGTAACAAAAGACTTTGAATTCTCCCCCTTCCCTACAAGGGAATGGGGCTGGGTAGATTTCGCGTTAGCTTTTCCACATGACGTGAAAAGTCAGGTATCAATCAATAGCTTCCCAAAAAAAGAGCATAAAAAAATAGAGCCGATGTAGTAGAGTTATTGTCTTGCACAACGACAACTCAAAAGCTACAAGCAGCCCATATTCTACAACAAGGCCAATGTTACATCGACTTTATCCATTGCTGGTCACCGTTCCGAAACAGCAATCTTGTACGTTAAGGCTGAAACTGAGATAGGGAAAGCTTTTCAGCAAGTGCTTTCTACCAGAAAATTGGTGACATAACTATGGTTATGGTGCTAGCTTTGATCTAGTTTGAACCAAAAATCATTGTTTAGGCACTTAAAAATTTCTTAGCGTACAAAAACCCCGAATTGGTGCGATGACCTCTATATTAGCTTTTCAGCCAACACTCTAAAAACTATAGGTTTCAACCTAGATAAGGTTTAACTCTAATTTTGAGACTGACCACTTGCTATTGCTAGAGCTTGCTTGGTATTAACAGTAACTTGAGCTATTGCTCGCACAGTACCGATATTCCCTTGGGCGAAAGCTTCAGCCTCACCCAGAAAGGTTACTGCTAGAGATAGCGCACTAACCACTTGAGCGTTATCTCTCTTCTCAGCTGAACTTTGAGCTCTAGCTAGAGATTGTATGGCCTGTTGAAGCTTCGGTAAGAGAAGATCTCTGTACTCTGATGGGACGTTTACTGGGATGGTCTTTGCCACCGTTTGAGCTCGAACTATTGTTGTATCTAATGCCTGCACCGCAACGCCAATGGCAAAACCTAGCGATATATTCTCTTGAGCGATGACGAACTCGGCGTTACCCAATCCATCCCCATGACTTAAGTCTTTGTTATTAGATGACAATGATAATGCCTGACCCGAGGAAATTACCAGCAAGCTGATCACTAGAAGAGGTACTTTAGTAAAGCAATTGTTTTTCATCATGCTCATCTCCTGATTTAAAAAACTAGAGGGTCGCCCCATCGCCACTGAACTCAAGGGTTCCGTGCGTCAGGGCAAACCCTCCCGTCAAAATAACGCTTTATAGGTTGAATTGTGCTGACAAAAGTTGCTCTTCAATTCAACTGTCTCTTCATCTTCAACTAGGTCACTCATTAGCTCGACTTTATCCATTTTCACAATACAAGTTTGCATAGCCTCAAACTCAATTCCCCAAAAAATAGCCAAAGTCAACAGCCTACCTCTAGCCCAAGGGTGACTTTCCGCTTTTGAACCAAGCCTTGGTTGTCCCGTACCCAGACAAAAGGCTCTGGTTCGGAGCGTTGAATTGCCTCTACGTTTACAGCTACTACCTTCTGCCGTTGCTGTACGAGAATTTCGACACTGACTTGGCTACCAGGGATTAAAGTACCACTGGGTTTGTCTAACTTGATAGTGGCGGGGACTTTAGCTGAACCTGATAAACTAAAACTTAATCCACTGCTGCCCCCAGAACCGATCGCTTGGGGATACAAGCTGGTGACTCGTCCGCTAAAATCCTGAGCATTGGGGCCAAGAACTTTGATCCGCGCTGGTTGGTTGACTTTAACTTTGGCCGCATCTAGAGTCACTAGCTCCAGTTTCACAATTTCTTGCGTCGGATCGCCCAAAGTAAGTAACGTATCACCAGATTTTACACCGTCCCCATCCTGGATTTTTAAGTCAAGGACTTTACCTGTGAAGGGTGCGGTGAGTATGTTTTTTTGCACTTCCTTCTGAAGATTTTGTCTCTCTATTTGTAGGCGTCGGAGTTCCTCGCTTTCAGTGTTTACAGTTGAGAGAGCCTCTCGCAATTGTGACTGTGCATCCACAACCTTCTGTTGCTCTTCTGTTTGGCGCTTCAACTCCAAAGTCAGACGCTGGAGTTGAAGCGTTTCGCTAATGATTGTTAATTCAGCCTGTTTCACAGCAGACTTTGTTTCACGGACTTTTTCTTGTTGTTGTTCGAGTTCATTGGTCGAAATAAAGCCTTTTGCTGCCAAAACTTCCACATCCTGAAGTTCTTTAATAGCTGCAACCTGTTTTTCTTTTGCATCGACAACTTGATCGCGGCTACGTGCTAAGTTTAGCTCCTGTTCTTGCATTTCTAGCTGTTTTTGTGTTACAGGCTCCCGCATCTCCTTTTGCGCTACGGCAAGCTTGTTTTGCGCTTCCACAGCTTTCTCTCGACTGCGTATTAGAATGAATTCCTGTTTGCGAATTCGTAAATCGGAGTCTGTAAGATTTTTTTGTCCTTCTGGGTTGCGGAAAATTACTAATTGCTGACCAGACTTAACGCGATCGCCCAGTTTTATTAATACCTTCTCTATCGTAACTTCTCCGGGAGACTTCAGGGCTTGTTGATTTCCTAATTGTAAGGTGCCACTCTCATTGATTGTAATTTCTACGTTATCAGAGTCTACGCTGATTGTAGGCACTGCTAGAGGCTCAGTTGATTTATTGAAACTTTTGATATACACAAACCAACCACTAGTACCTACCAAAGTTAGAGTTGCAGACCAAACTAACCATTTAACTCCGGTTTGAAATTTCTTTTTACTTTTACCGGGAAAATACATTATGAGTTATGAGTTTGAGCGCGAGGACACAATCTGCTTTCTTGTCAATAATCTTTTGGGCAATGTCGATCTGCGTTAATAATGTCCCCTTAGGTCTCCCAAAGAGAGTAATAAAAATAACATTGTTTAAGTTGCCCTAACACTAGAACTGAAGAATTAAAAATAATTGTTATCTTTGCGAAAGTATACCACAAAAGTCATGGTACTTGCTGTATATACTCATAGCGAGCGCTATTTTTTACCAGTTTACCTTGGGCGATCGCTAGTGCTACCAACCGTCAATCCAGGCGAGGTGATGAGCTATTTAAGCAGACATATTTTAGTGCAATAAACAAGCGCCTAATGCTTAGAGTTGTAGGGAAATAAAAGATAATTGAAGCAATGATGGCTTGCTTCCTAACAATCCTGGAAAGCTGTGCCTGGGGATTCGCGCTACCCTAAATCAGG
It includes:
- a CDS encoding urease accessory protein UreH domain-containing protein: MVDLLLITILGFLGSFGHCFGMCGPLTVAFSLSHQPKTQPTASLGRTSTLEKPDTWQQQLKFHILLNLGRMLSYALVGAGIGALGSVLLQGGQLAGIGSDFRRWMAILTGVMLIWFGLGQVKPDLLPRIPVLHPLLQGSLHDRLSRGMVKLSLKTKWWTPMLLGMTWGLMPCGFLYAAQIKAAETGNLWMGGATMLAFGLGTLPTMLGVGVSSSLVSKDKRSQLFRLGGWVTLIIGVITLLRTGDTMVDYTGHAALICLILALIARPISGLWASPLRYRRGLGVGSFVLSVVHTIHMIEHSLQWKFAAFSFLPPQFQWGMAAGAVALVLMSPAALTSWESLQKSLGKRWRQIHLLGVPALLLSAIHAVLIGSHYLGSLQSTWGNKLAAVLMGIVTIGVLMVRSRFFWSKLAVEKFYVPPTKSR
- a CDS encoding efflux RND transporter periplasmic adaptor subunit: MYFPGKSKKKFQTGVKWLVWSATLTLVGTSGWFVYIKSFNKSTEPLAVPTISVDSDNVEITINESGTLQLGNQQALKSPGEVTIEKVLIKLGDRVKSGQQLVIFRNPEGQKNLTDSDLRIRKQEFILIRSREKAVEAQNKLAVAQKEMREPVTQKQLEMQEQELNLARSRDQVVDAKEKQVAAIKELQDVEVLAAKGFISTNELEQQQEKVRETKSAVKQAELTIISETLQLQRLTLELKRQTEEQQKVVDAQSQLREALSTVNTESEELRRLQIERQNLQKEVQKNILTAPFTGKVLDLKIQDGDGVKSGDTLLTLGDPTQEIVKLELVTLDAAKVKVNQPARIKVLGPNAQDFSGRVTSLYPQAIGSGGSSGLSFSLSGSAKVPATIKLDKPSGTLIPGSQVSVEILVQQRQKVVAVNVEAIQRSEPEPFVWVRDNQGLVQKRKVTLGLEVGC